From the Venenivibrio stagnispumantis genome, one window contains:
- a CDS encoding FtsB family cell division protein, whose amino-acid sequence MKKQQSLKENKHLKFDINIEKFLPVITGIFFIYGVYIVLFSENNIQSIFQKLQVKESLEKDVKALKEENRLLSNQKYYLETDPFYIEKKAREDLGLAMDNEDIYVIVDKNQNQKNNISQQKTEERWIDKIIKLYKAVRE is encoded by the coding sequence TTGAAGAAACAGCAATCTTTAAAGGAAAACAAGCATTTAAAGTTTGATATAAATATTGAAAAATTTTTGCCGGTAATTACCGGCATTTTTTTTATTTATGGTGTTTATATTGTTTTATTCAGTGAAAATAATATCCAATCTATTTTTCAAAAATTACAGGTTAAAGAATCCCTTGAAAAAGATGTAAAAGCATTAAAAGAAGAAAACAGATTACTGAGTAATCAAAAATATTACCTTGAAACAGACCCATTTTATATAGAAAAAAAAGCAAGAGAAGATTTAGGACTTGCTATGGATAATGAAGATATTTATGTTATAGTAGATAAAAACCAAAATCAAAAAAATAATATTTCTCAGCAAAAAACAGAAGAAAGATGGATAGATAAAATAATCAAGCTATATAAAGCCGTCAGGGAATAA
- a CDS encoding zinc ribbon domain-containing protein, with amino-acid sequence MKKGYAVDDIYPRYTSQRCSKCGAICEMFSPNSSTALFGCQ; translated from the coding sequence ATAAAGAAAGGATATGCTGTAGATGATATATATCCACGATACACATCACAAAGATGCAGTAAATGTGGAGCTATCTGTGAAATGTTTTCGCCTAATAGCTCTACTGCATTATTTGGGTGTCAATAA
- a CDS encoding aspartate kinase — protein sequence MPLIVQKFGGTSVGNIERIKNVAKKVKKAVDEGNKVVVVSSAMTGETDRLISLTRELSNRPDPREQDMVVSTGEQVAIGLLAIALKELGINAVSLTGWQVPIITDNAYTKARILKIDTHRIHKELDEGKVVIVAGFQGVTEYGDITTLGRGGSDTTAVALAAALKADVCEIYTDVTGVFTADPRIVSSAKKIPVISYEEMMEMASLGSKVMQIRSVEFGAKYGVKIHVRSSFVDEEGTWIMEENEEMERVAVRGISHELKESKITVVGVPDKPGIAAKLFKALGDKNIVVDMIVQNVSHQGFTDISFTVNKTDADYAEEIAREVAKEVGAKDVERNDKIAKISVVGLGMKTHAGVAAKMFETLYKEGINIYAISTSEIKISCLIDEKYAELAVRALHEAFIENMETEIQYD from the coding sequence TTGCCTTTAATTGTTCAAAAATTCGGTGGAACATCAGTTGGAAATATAGAAAGAATAAAAAATGTTGCTAAAAAAGTGAAAAAAGCAGTAGATGAAGGAAATAAAGTTGTTGTAGTTTCTTCTGCAATGACAGGGGAAACAGATAGATTAATATCACTTACAAGGGAGTTATCAAACAGACCAGACCCAAGAGAACAGGATATGGTTGTATCTACCGGAGAACAGGTGGCAATAGGATTACTTGCAATAGCTTTAAAAGAACTTGGGATAAATGCAGTAAGTTTAACAGGATGGCAGGTGCCTATAATTACAGATAATGCTTACACAAAAGCAAGAATATTAAAAATAGATACCCATAGAATACATAAAGAGCTTGATGAAGGTAAAGTTGTAATAGTAGCCGGATTTCAAGGTGTTACAGAATATGGTGATATAACAACCCTTGGAAGAGGTGGTTCTGATACTACGGCAGTAGCACTTGCTGCTGCATTAAAAGCAGATGTTTGTGAAATCTATACAGATGTTACCGGTGTATTTACAGCAGACCCGAGAATTGTTTCATCAGCAAAAAAAATACCGGTTATCTCTTATGAAGAGATGATGGAAATGGCATCCCTTGGCTCCAAAGTAATGCAGATACGCTCTGTTGAGTTTGGAGCTAAATATGGTGTTAAAATACATGTAAGGTCTTCTTTTGTAGATGAAGAAGGAACTTGGATAATGGAGGAAAATGAAGAGATGGAAAGAGTTGCAGTTAGAGGAATAAGCCATGAATTAAAAGAATCTAAAATAACAGTGGTAGGTGTTCCGGATAAGCCGGGAATAGCTGCCAAATTATTTAAAGCTCTTGGAGATAAAAATATTGTTGTGGATATGATTGTTCAGAATGTATCCCATCAAGGCTTTACAGATATATCTTTTACGGTAAATAAAACTGATGCTGATTATGCAGAAGAGATAGCAAGGGAAGTTGCAAAAGAAGTAGGTGCAAAAGATGTTGAAAGAAATGATAAAATTGCAAAAATCTCCGTTGTAGGACTTGGTATGAAAACCCATGCCGGTGTAGCTGCAAAAATGTTTGAAACATTATATAAAGAAGGAATAAATATATATGCAATATCTACATCAGAGATAAAAATTTCTTGCTTAATAGATGAAAAATATGCAGAGCTTGCAGTAAGAGCATTACATGAAGCATTTATAGAGAATATGGAAACGGAGATACAGTATGATTAG
- the recR gene encoding recombination mediator RecR, whose amino-acid sequence MDVIPEILKNVIEDISSLPGYGEKSAQRFAVNLLKMPRKDAINIIKDLSLMLEKIHPCKECGIFSEEEICPICNSEERDKSIICVVEESFDAFAIEKTGKYNGLYHILGGRLSPLEGITEEDLNISSLLQRVEKLKIKEILLATNPTVEGEATALYIANLLKNKDITISRLAYGLPFGAILENADEFTLTKAIELKVKI is encoded by the coding sequence ATGGATGTTATTCCGGAAATTTTAAAAAATGTAATTGAAGATATATCATCTTTACCGGGATATGGAGAAAAATCAGCTCAAAGGTTTGCCGTAAACCTTCTTAAAATGCCAAGAAAAGATGCAATCAATATAATAAAAGATTTATCCTTAATGCTTGAAAAAATACATCCCTGTAAAGAATGCGGTATCTTTTCAGAAGAAGAGATATGCCCTATATGTAACTCTGAAGAAAGAGATAAGAGTATAATTTGTGTTGTTGAAGAATCTTTTGATGCTTTTGCTATAGAAAAAACAGGCAAATATAATGGACTTTATCATATCCTTGGTGGAAGATTATCACCACTTGAAGGAATTACAGAAGAAGATTTAAATATCAGCTCTTTATTACAAAGGGTAGAAAAATTAAAAATAAAAGAAATTTTACTTGCCACCAATCCAACAGTAGAAGGCGAAGCAACAGCTTTATATATTGCCAATTTATTAAAGAATAAAGATATAACTATCTCAAGATTAGCTTATGGACTTCCTTTCGGTGCTATCTTAGAGAATGCAGATGAATTTACCTTAACAAAAGCAATTGAGCTTAAAGTTAAGATTTAA
- a CDS encoding inositol monophosphatase family protein gives MIQNNFLDVAKEAAIIGGLVLKENFKKIKKSDIQEKGIKDFVTYVDKYSEERIRTFILSCFPEHAFLGEEDGKVGNPNSEYIWIVDPLDGTKNYIAGFEIFAVSVALKKNEEIIVGAIYIPMLDKLYWAEKGKGAYLNGEKIYVSNRDIESAIVATGFPYRSVAELDNYLLALKEAMITFSGVRRPGAAAIDLALVAEGVFDGFFEMKLSTWDISAGLLLIEEAGGIYSNFQGTKDMTDGDVIAGNPMIYNQLMEIIKKYY, from the coding sequence TTGATACAAAATAATTTTTTAGATGTTGCAAAAGAAGCTGCAATCATCGGAGGATTAGTTTTAAAGGAAAATTTTAAAAAGATAAAAAAATCTGATATACAAGAAAAAGGAATAAAAGATTTTGTTACATATGTTGATAAATACTCTGAAGAAAGAATAAGAACTTTTATATTATCTTGTTTTCCGGAACATGCATTTCTTGGAGAAGAGGACGGAAAAGTAGGTAATCCAAATAGTGAGTATATATGGATAGTAGACCCATTAGATGGAACTAAAAATTATATTGCAGGGTTTGAAATTTTTGCTGTATCTGTTGCCCTAAAAAAAAATGAAGAGATTATAGTCGGAGCAATATATATTCCGATGCTTGATAAATTATATTGGGCAGAAAAAGGAAAAGGTGCTTATCTAAACGGTGAAAAGATATATGTTTCAAATAGAGATATTGAATCTGCAATAGTAGCAACAGGATTTCCTTATAGGTCTGTGGCAGAGCTTGATAATTATCTACTTGCTCTTAAGGAAGCTATGATAACCTTTTCAGGAGTCCGAAGACCGGGAGCTGCTGCTATTGATTTAGCTTTAGTAGCAGAAGGAGTTTTTGATGGATTTTTTGAGATGAAATTATCCACATGGGATATATCTGCCGGTTTGCTTCTTATAGAAGAGGCAGGGGGAATATATTCTAATTTTCAAGGGACAAAAGATATGACAGATGGAGATGTTATAGCCGGAAATCCTATGATTTATAATCAATTAATGGAAATCATAAAAAAATATTATTAA
- a CDS encoding phosphoglycerate kinase, whose amino-acid sequence MFNGFLTLKDVDVTGKRVFVRVDYNVPLDEYGNIEDDIRIRETIPTINYLLDKKAKIILASHLGRPKGKPNPKYSLLPVAKRLERLLNKEVKFLPDCVGSAVEEEVFNMKEGDIILLENLRFHPEEENNDPEFSKQLAKLAEIYVIDAFGTCHRKHASVYGVKDFIQPIVMGFLLERELEYFEKALLNPQRPVVAFLGGSKVSSKLGVIKYLIDKVDKIFIGGAMAFTFIKALGYNVGSSLVEEEMIEEAVSIIEKAKEKGVKFYLPVDFVCGQAISDQTAVIEVAWQEIPKGWMGLDIGHASIILIKEIIKDAQTIVWNGPMGVFEIDKFKMGTFSLAHAIAESPALSIAGGGDTDYAIHKAGVVDKISYISTGGGAFLELLEGKELPCLQAITKMEK is encoded by the coding sequence ATGTTTAACGGCTTTCTTACTTTGAAAGATGTTGATGTTACAGGAAAAAGAGTTTTTGTAAGGGTTGATTATAATGTTCCACTTGATGAGTATGGGAATATAGAAGATGATATAAGAATAAGAGAAACCATACCAACGATAAATTATCTTCTTGATAAAAAGGCAAAAATTATTCTTGCATCACATCTTGGAAGACCAAAAGGAAAGCCAAATCCAAAATATTCTTTACTTCCTGTAGCAAAAAGATTAGAAAGATTGTTAAACAAAGAAGTAAAATTTTTGCCGGATTGTGTAGGTAGTGCAGTAGAAGAAGAAGTTTTTAATATGAAAGAAGGAGATATTATTCTTTTAGAAAATTTAAGATTTCATCCGGAAGAAGAAAATAACGACCCTGAATTTTCAAAACAGTTAGCAAAATTAGCGGAAATATATGTTATAGATGCTTTTGGCACCTGTCATAGAAAACATGCTTCTGTTTATGGTGTAAAAGATTTTATACAGCCAATAGTTATGGGATTTTTACTTGAAAGAGAACTTGAATATTTTGAAAAAGCCTTACTTAATCCTCAAAGACCGGTAGTAGCATTTTTGGGTGGTTCTAAGGTTTCATCAAAACTTGGAGTTATAAAATATCTTATAGATAAAGTAGATAAAATATTTATCGGCGGAGCTATGGCTTTTACCTTTATAAAAGCCCTTGGATACAATGTTGGTAGTTCTCTTGTTGAAGAAGAGATGATTGAAGAAGCCGTTTCTATAATAGAAAAAGCAAAAGAAAAAGGAGTTAAATTTTATCTACCTGTTGATTTTGTATGTGGTCAGGCAATATCTGACCAAACAGCTGTTATTGAAGTTGCTTGGCAAGAAATACCAAAAGGTTGGATGGGATTAGATATAGGACATGCTTCAATAATATTAATAAAAGAGATAATAAAAGATGCCCAAACAATTGTATGGAATGGGCCAATGGGTGTTTTTGAGATAGATAAATTTAAAATGGGAACATTTTCACTTGCCCATGCAATTGCAGAATCTCCGGCATTATCAATAGCCGGTGGTGGTGATACAGATTATGCAATTCATAAAGCGGGTGTTGTAGATAAGATAAGTTATATATCTACCGGTGGAGGAGCTTTCTTAGAACTCTTAGAAGGAAAAGAGCTTCCTTGCTTACAAGCAATCACAAAAATGGAGAAATAA
- the accC gene encoding acetyl-CoA carboxylase biotin carboxylase subunit, giving the protein MIRKLLIANRGEIATRIIRACKELGIKTVAIYSEADAKSIYVKKADESYLIPGDPIQAYLNYFRIVDIAKATKCDAIHPGYGFLSENPDFARYCQKQGIILVGPKPEHIALFGDKMASKKAMKKLGVPVLPGSDGPISDLNEAKKIAKDIGYPVIIKAAYGGGGRGMRIVREEKDFEDAFKSAYGEAKKFFGKGDVFIEKYIENPRHIEVQIMADKYGNVIHLGERDCSIQRRHQKVVEIAPSPNLDSDLRREILRTSVKAMFKIGYENVGTIEYIVDENNNFYFIEMNTRIQVEHTVTEMITGVDIVQRMIEIAEGEKLGFLQEDITTRGYAIEFRINAEDPTKNFAPSVGKITSYYSPGGPGVRIDGAVYKDYVIPPYYDSMIAKLVVWALTWDQVVNRAQRALDEFIVRGVPTNLPLLRAIVRDKDFREGKFTTKYLDEKLPTFKILAEEKNLEDLAVAISAALAAYHKL; this is encoded by the coding sequence ATGATTAGAAAGCTACTTATTGCAAATAGGGGAGAGATAGCAACAAGAATAATAAGAGCATGCAAAGAGCTTGGTATAAAAACAGTTGCTATATACTCGGAAGCAGATGCAAAAAGTATCTATGTAAAAAAAGCAGATGAATCTTATCTTATACCTGGAGACCCTATTCAGGCATATCTAAATTATTTTAGAATAGTAGATATAGCAAAAGCAACAAAATGTGATGCTATACATCCCGGATATGGATTTTTATCAGAAAATCCAGATTTTGCAAGATATTGTCAGAAACAAGGAATAATCCTTGTAGGGCCAAAACCGGAACATATTGCTTTATTCGGTGATAAAATGGCTTCTAAAAAAGCCATGAAAAAGCTTGGTGTTCCAGTTTTGCCAGGAAGTGATGGTCCAATTTCTGATTTAAACGAAGCAAAAAAAATAGCAAAAGATATAGGTTATCCGGTTATTATAAAAGCTGCCTATGGTGGTGGCGGTAGAGGAATGAGAATTGTAAGAGAAGAAAAAGATTTTGAAGATGCATTTAAATCTGCTTATGGAGAAGCTAAAAAATTTTTCGGCAAAGGTGATGTATTTATAGAAAAATATATAGAAAATCCAAGACATATAGAAGTTCAGATAATGGCAGATAAATATGGAAATGTTATACATCTTGGTGAAAGAGATTGCTCAATCCAAAGAAGACATCAAAAAGTTGTAGAGATAGCTCCATCTCCAAATCTTGATTCTGATTTAAGAAGAGAGATACTCAGGACATCGGTTAAAGCAATGTTTAAGATAGGATACGAAAATGTCGGAACCATAGAGTATATAGTTGATGAAAACAATAATTTTTATTTTATAGAAATGAATACAAGGATTCAGGTTGAGCATACGGTTACAGAGATGATAACCGGAGTAGATATAGTTCAGAGAATGATTGAGATAGCAGAAGGTGAAAAGCTTGGATTTTTACAAGAAGATATAACAACAAGAGGATATGCAATAGAATTTAGAATAAATGCAGAAGACCCTACCAAAAATTTTGCACCATCTGTTGGAAAGATAACCTCATACTATTCACCTGGAGGACCTGGAGTAAGAATAGATGGAGCAGTTTATAAAGATTATGTAATTCCACCTTATTATGATTCAATGATAGCAAAACTTGTAGTTTGGGCTTTAACATGGGATCAGGTGGTAAACAGAGCCCAAAGAGCATTAGATGAATTTATTGTAAGGGGTGTACCTACTAATTTACCATTACTTAGAGCTATAGTAAGAGACAAAGATTTCAGGGAAGGTAAATTTACAACAAAATATTTAGATGAAAAATTACCTACGTTTAAAATATTAGCAGAAGAAAAAAATTTAGAAGATTTAGCAGTAGCAATATCAGCTGCATTGGCAGCTTATCATAAATTATAA
- a CDS encoding YbaB/EbfC family nucleoid-associated protein, translating to MFNFGNIAEMMKQLKTMQENIEKAKEELKKENIEVEVGTGMVKVIANGIGEVVDINIDKSLLNEENAEVLKDLLISAINEAQERAREMMTKKMAEASGLGFDISKLGGLF from the coding sequence GTGTTTAATTTTGGAAATATTGCAGAGATGATGAAACAACTTAAGACGATGCAGGAAAATATAGAAAAAGCAAAAGAAGAATTAAAGAAAGAAAATATTGAGGTAGAAGTAGGAACCGGAATGGTAAAAGTTATTGCTAATGGTATAGGAGAAGTTGTAGATATTAATATAGACAAATCTCTTTTAAATGAAGAAAATGCAGAAGTCCTAAAAGATTTACTTATATCTGCTATCAATGAAGCTCAAGAAAGAGCAAGAGAAATGATGACTAAAAAAATGGCAGAAGCTTCCGGACTTGGTTTTGATATATCAAAACTCGGTGGTCTGTTTTAA
- the eno gene encoding phosphopyruvate hydratase: protein MSTIVDIRAREVLDSRGNPTVEAEVLLESGVVASAIVPSGASTGENEALELRDGDKKRFLGKGVLKAVNNINEKIADLLIGEDSENQVRIDKLMIEADGTENKSNLGANAILAVSLAVARATALELGIPLYRYIGGINAKVLPVPLMNVINGGAHADNGLDFQEFMIVPVCGGSFKEALRAGVETFHTLKKVLQEKGLATNVGDEGGFAPALNSTKEALDLLMLAIDKAGYTPGEDILIALDCASSELYDEEEKLYTFEGRKLSSEDMIILYEEIIGTYPVISIEDGLAENDWEGWKKLTEAIGKKVQLVGDDLFTTNPKIIERGIKENIANSVLIKLNQIGTLTETLDAIEMAKNAGYTTIISHRSGETEDTFIADLAVAVNAGQIKTGSASRTDRTAKYNQLLRIEEELEETAIFKGKQAFKV, encoded by the coding sequence ATGTCTACAATAGTAGATATTAGAGCAAGAGAAGTCTTAGATTCAAGAGGAAATCCTACAGTAGAAGCAGAGGTTTTACTTGAAAGTGGAGTAGTTGCTTCTGCAATCGTTCCAAGCGGTGCTTCAACCGGAGAAAATGAAGCCCTTGAATTAAGAGATGGAGATAAAAAAAGATTTCTCGGAAAAGGAGTTTTAAAAGCTGTAAATAATATTAATGAAAAAATTGCAGATTTATTAATCGGTGAAGATTCTGAAAATCAAGTAAGAATAGATAAATTAATGATAGAAGCAGACGGAACAGAAAATAAATCAAATCTTGGAGCAAATGCAATCCTTGCAGTAAGTTTAGCAGTAGCAAGAGCAACAGCATTAGAGCTTGGGATACCTCTTTATAGATATATCGGTGGCATAAATGCAAAAGTTTTACCGGTTCCGTTAATGAATGTTATAAATGGTGGTGCCCATGCAGACAATGGTCTTGATTTCCAAGAGTTTATGATTGTGCCTGTTTGCGGTGGTTCATTTAAAGAAGCATTGAGAGCTGGTGTTGAAACATTCCATACATTGAAAAAAGTTTTACAAGAAAAAGGGCTTGCAACAAATGTAGGCGATGAAGGTGGATTTGCTCCTGCATTAAACTCTACAAAAGAAGCATTAGATTTATTGATGCTTGCAATAGATAAAGCAGGTTATACACCAGGAGAAGATATATTAATAGCCCTTGATTGTGCATCTTCTGAGCTTTATGATGAAGAAGAAAAATTATATACCTTTGAAGGTAGAAAATTATCTTCTGAAGATATGATAATTTTATATGAAGAAATTATCGGAACATATCCTGTTATATCCATAGAAGATGGACTTGCAGAAAATGATTGGGAAGGTTGGAAAAAATTAACAGAGGCAATTGGAAAAAAAGTTCAGCTTGTAGGAGATGATTTATTTACAACAAATCCGAAAATAATAGAAAGGGGCATAAAAGAAAATATTGCAAATTCCGTTTTAATTAAATTAAACCAAATAGGCACATTGACCGAAACCTTAGATGCAATAGAAATGGCAAAAAATGCAGGATATACAACTATAATATCCCATAGGTCAGGTGAAACTGAAGATACATTTATAGCAGATTTGGCAGTTGCAGTAAATGCAGGACAGATTAAAACCGGTTCTGCATCAAGAACAGATAGAACTGCAAAATATAACCAATTACTGAGAATAGAGGAAGAACTTGAAGAAACAGCAATCTTTAAAGGAAAACAAGCATTTAAAGTTTGA
- the purF gene encoding amidophosphoribosyltransferase, translating to MCGIFGVFNNKSAAELTFLGLHALQHRGQESAGIAVSDGYDINVRLGQGLVTKAISDEDLKELKGDIAIGHVRYSTAGGSNPKNIQPFFAHFYGGSFAIAHNGNLVNANSLRTKLEKEGAIFRSTSDTEIFVHLIARSKNPPPSHINLHKNDTEFLPLVFEAMGKVKGAYSLLILREKQLIAVRDPFGFRPLSLGKNKSGSYFFASESCAFDIVDAEYLRDINPGEVVVIDDAGIRSYYPFEYPQNLKKCIFEFVYFARPDSIIFKDYVYEIRKNMGRNLAKEYPIDADCVVPVLDSGLVAAMGYSEESGIPLEIGIIRNHYVGRSFIQPTQEIRDLSVKLKLNPVRQAIEGKRIIVIDDSLVRGTTSKKIVNMLRRAGAKEIHMLISSPPVISPCYYGIDTPTKEELIANNMSIEEIKNFIGADGLNYLSLEGMLDAADKTKGYCTACFTGIYPVLDEEELVLSEKKDI from the coding sequence ATGTGTGGAATATTTGGAGTTTTTAATAATAAATCTGCAGCAGAGCTTACATTCCTTGGTCTTCATGCATTACAACACAGAGGACAGGAATCTGCCGGAATAGCTGTATCAGATGGATATGATATAAATGTTAGACTTGGACAGGGTCTTGTTACAAAAGCAATATCAGATGAAGATTTAAAAGAGTTAAAAGGAGATATTGCTATCGGTCATGTTAGATATTCAACAGCCGGTGGTTCTAATCCTAAGAATATCCAACCATTTTTTGCTCATTTTTACGGCGGAAGTTTTGCCATAGCCCATAACGGCAATCTTGTTAATGCAAATAGTTTAAGGACAAAGTTAGAAAAAGAGGGAGCAATTTTCAGGTCTACATCGGATACAGAGATATTTGTTCATCTCATCGCTCGCTCTAAGAATCCACCACCATCCCATATTAATCTTCATAAAAATGATACAGAATTTTTACCTCTTGTATTTGAAGCAATGGGAAAAGTTAAAGGAGCATACTCTTTACTTATTTTAAGAGAAAAACAACTTATAGCAGTAAGGGACCCTTTTGGATTTAGACCTCTTTCTCTTGGAAAAAATAAATCAGGAAGTTATTTTTTTGCTTCTGAAAGTTGTGCATTTGATATAGTAGATGCAGAATATCTAAGAGATATTAATCCGGGAGAAGTGGTTGTTATAGATGATGCAGGTATTCGCTCTTATTATCCTTTTGAATATCCACAAAATCTTAAAAAATGTATATTTGAGTTTGTATATTTTGCAAGACCTGATAGCATAATATTTAAAGATTATGTATATGAAATAAGAAAAAATATGGGAAGAAATCTTGCAAAAGAATATCCAATAGATGCTGATTGTGTAGTACCTGTATTGGATTCAGGTTTAGTTGCAGCAATGGGATATTCAGAAGAAAGTGGCATTCCACTTGAGATAGGAATAATCAGAAATCATTATGTAGGAAGAAGCTTTATCCAACCTACTCAAGAAATAAGGGATTTAAGTGTTAAATTAAAATTAAATCCGGTTAGACAGGCAATAGAGGGAAAAAGAATAATAGTTATAGATGATTCACTTGTTAGAGGAACTACAAGTAAAAAAATAGTTAATATGCTACGAAGAGCCGGAGCAAAAGAAATCCATATGTTAATTAGCTCACCACCTGTTATAAGTCCATGTTATTATGGTATAGACACACCAACAAAAGAAGAGCTCATTGCAAATAATATGAGTATAGAAGAGATAAAAAATTTCATAGGAGCAGATGGCCTAAATTATCTATCCTTAGAAGGAATGCTTGATGCAGCAGATAAAACAAAAGGCTACTGCACCGCATGTTTTACCGGTATTTATCCTGTTTTAGATGAAGAAGAGTTAGTTTTATCTGAGAAAAAAGATATTTAA
- the dnaX gene encoding DNA polymerase III subunit gamma/tau — protein MAYQALSRKYRPQKFSQVIGQDFVVKTLKNAIKLNRISHAYIFAGSRGIGKTTIARILTKVLNCKNPQDFEPCNECENCIQINKGAFPDLYEIDAASNRGIDDIRNIKENINYAPVKGNYKVYIIDEAHMLTREAFNALLKTLEEPPPRNIFILATTELHKIPETIKSRCQIFLFKPPTINQIKDYLRKILENENIPYEEEALNIIAQASEGGVRDSASLLDQAITFSEGKLTTKAVEQMLGIIPTNILNEVVENLHNLKAEEVIKTIENLDREGYDLNLFFKQLISKFEEILIDIATRKETNFNIDTVIYIQNILTRAYIEARNFINPKPIYNLNIAKLKYINNLKSISEVIDKGIDKTVEKQKINQEINQVETKPEEKFNLQAVLTKIAKEEPVIGHLIKKINIEEKEDRFIFHLDETTDLIKEKLDKIQTYFPKKIEIIYKKEEKKEKKKKEERDEAVSKILNLFPGSKIIKEDR, from the coding sequence TTGGCATATCAAGCCCTTTCAAGAAAATATAGACCGCAAAAATTTAGTCAGGTTATAGGGCAGGATTTTGTTGTTAAAACATTAAAAAATGCAATAAAGCTAAATAGAATTTCCCATGCATATATATTTGCCGGTTCAAGGGGAATAGGTAAAACAACCATTGCAAGAATATTGACAAAAGTATTAAACTGTAAAAATCCCCAAGATTTTGAACCTTGCAATGAATGTGAAAACTGTATTCAAATAAATAAAGGAGCATTTCCGGATTTATATGAGATAGATGCAGCATCAAACAGAGGTATAGATGATATAAGAAATATAAAAGAAAATATCAATTATGCACCGGTAAAAGGCAATTATAAAGTTTATATAATAGATGAAGCTCATATGCTTACAAGAGAAGCATTTAATGCCCTTTTAAAAACCTTGGAAGAACCACCGCCAAGAAATATATTTATACTTGCAACAACAGAACTTCACAAAATACCCGAAACAATAAAATCAAGATGCCAGATATTTTTATTCAAACCACCTACAATAAATCAAATAAAAGATTATCTGAGAAAAATCTTAGAAAATGAAAATATACCTTATGAAGAAGAAGCATTAAATATAATTGCTCAGGCAAGTGAAGGTGGTGTAAGGGATTCTGCAAGCTTATTAGACCAAGCAATAACATTTTCCGAAGGAAAATTAACAACAAAAGCAGTAGAACAGATGCTCGGTATCATTCCAACCAATATATTAAATGAGGTTGTAGAAAATTTACATAATCTAAAAGCAGAAGAAGTTATAAAAACCATAGAAAATCTTGATAGAGAAGGATATGATTTAAACTTATTTTTTAAACAACTTATATCAAAATTTGAAGAAATATTGATAGATATTGCTACCAGAAAAGAAACAAACTTTAATATTGATACTGTTATATATATTCAAAATATCTTAACACGGGCATATATAGAAGCAAGAAATTTTATAAATCCAAAGCCAATTTATAATTTGAATATAGCAAAACTAAAATATATCAATAACCTAAAGAGCATATCAGAGGTTATAGATAAAGGTATAGATAAAACCGTTGAAAAACAGAAAATAAATCAAGAGATAAATCAAGTAGAAACTAAACCGGAAGAAAAATTTAATCTACAAGCAGTTTTAACAAAAATAGCAAAAGAAGAACCTGTAATAGGGCATCTGATAAAGAAAATAAATATTGAAGAAAAAGAAGACAGATTTATCTTTCATTTAGATGAGACAACAGATTTAATTAAAGAAAAATTAGACAAGATTCAAACATATTTTCCTAAGAAAATAGAGATTATTTATAAAAAAGAAGAAAAGAAAGAAAAAAAGAAAAAAGAAGAAAGAGATGAAGCAGTTAGTAAAATACTTAATTTATTTCCCGGTTCAAAAATAATAAAAGAAGATAGATAG